The following proteins come from a genomic window of Pseudomonas sp. MAG733B:
- a CDS encoding PLP-dependent aminotransferase family protein — translation MDKWKAALEIARSGESKYKILVQAIADDIEQGVLVNDQRLPPQRQVADAVGISVQTVTNAYKELERQGLVRCEVGRGSFVSRRMSDRVATYILDSPERALVDFSITRIMHTREHDQFWRETCRELSTEEDQPWIHAFRPIAGFESHREAAMHWIGRQGLRVERDDILITNGAAHGIFLALASLAGPDDVVLCEGITDHGVIGNSQVLGFTLKGLEMDRYGIDPEHFEDMCSNERITALVCTPNLNNPTTSLMPDNRRREIAEIARRFGVHIIEDDVYGPLLDERRAPPISHYLPELSFYCTSMTKSVLTGLRIGYLVVPKRLALRTESILRVNSWMATPMVSEIAARWIRDGRADTLVGLQRKLLGGRQAMVSEYLGEYLLGQHPHALNAWIGIPPHWELDSLVRALRHKHIAVTSPDPFTVRGTPRPRAVRVCVGAECSDDEMRDALMGMREIFGQYPQIHDF, via the coding sequence ATGGACAAGTGGAAGGCAGCATTGGAAATCGCCCGCAGCGGCGAGTCGAAATACAAGATCCTGGTGCAGGCGATTGCCGACGACATCGAGCAGGGCGTGCTGGTCAACGATCAGCGCCTGCCGCCGCAACGACAGGTTGCCGATGCGGTGGGAATCAGCGTGCAAACGGTCACCAATGCCTATAAGGAACTGGAGCGTCAGGGCCTGGTGCGTTGCGAAGTAGGGCGCGGCAGTTTCGTGTCGCGGCGCATGAGCGATCGGGTCGCCACTTATATTCTCGACAGTCCCGAACGCGCATTGGTGGATTTCTCCATCACGAGGATCATGCACACCCGCGAGCACGACCAGTTCTGGCGCGAGACCTGCCGCGAACTCAGCACCGAAGAAGATCAGCCGTGGATTCACGCGTTTCGCCCCATCGCCGGTTTCGAATCGCACCGTGAAGCAGCGATGCACTGGATCGGGCGTCAGGGCTTGCGGGTCGAACGCGACGACATCCTGATCACCAACGGCGCGGCCCACGGGATTTTCCTGGCCCTGGCGTCGCTGGCCGGGCCTGATGATGTGGTGCTCTGCGAAGGCATCACCGACCATGGCGTGATCGGCAATTCCCAAGTATTGGGCTTTACCCTCAAAGGCCTGGAAATGGATCGCTACGGTATTGATCCGGAGCATTTCGAGGACATGTGCAGCAATGAACGCATCACTGCGCTGGTCTGCACACCGAACCTGAACAACCCGACCACCAGCCTGATGCCGGACAACCGCCGGCGTGAAATAGCCGAAATTGCCCGGCGCTTCGGCGTGCACATTATCGAGGACGACGTCTACGGACCGCTGCTCGATGAGCGTCGCGCGCCGCCGATCAGCCATTACTTGCCGGAACTGTCGTTCTATTGCACCAGCATGACCAAGTCGGTGCTCACCGGTTTGCGCATCGGTTATCTGGTAGTGCCCAAGCGACTGGCGTTGCGCACCGAAAGCATTTTGCGGGTCAACAGCTGGATGGCCACGCCGATGGTTTCGGAAATCGCCGCGCGCTGGATTCGCGACGGGCGCGCCGACACGTTAGTGGGTTTGCAGCGCAAATTATTGGGCGGGCGTCAGGCGATGGTCAGTGAATACCTCGGCGAATACCTGCTCGGCCAGCACCCGCATGCCTTGAATGCCTGGATCGGAATTCCGCCGCACTGGGAACTCGACAGCCTGGTACGGGCGCTGCGCCACAAGCATATTGCCGTCACATCACCGGACCCGTTCACCGTGCGCGGCACGCCCCGGCCACGGGCGGTGCGGGTGTGCGTAGGCGCCGAATGCAGCGACGACGAAATGCGCGATGCGCTGATGGGCATGCGCGAAATCTTCGGTCAGTACCCGCAAATCCACGACTTTTGA
- the ehuB gene encoding ectoine/hydroxyectoine ABC transporter substrate-binding protein EhuB, whose product MSNSLPRSSHVLRHLFVACAMFGLAASAHAATTLENITKNSSIRIGYANETPFAFTETDGRVTGESPEIAKVIFAKMGIKQVDGVLTEWGSLIPGLRAGRFDVIAAGMYITPERCKQVIFTDPQYQLPDALLTAKGNPKNLHSYEDIAKNPDVKLAIMAGTVNLKYARDSGVKDAQILQVPDTTAQLQAVRAGRADAAVGTQLTMKGLAAKGGEKVEAVTEFKDDPSHTGYGALAFRPEDKDLRDAVNAELKKWLGSEDHLKTVAPFGFDKSNVTSKTAAELCAQ is encoded by the coding sequence ATGAGCAATTCCCTTCCCCGCAGTTCCCATGTGTTGCGTCACCTGTTCGTGGCTTGTGCGATGTTCGGACTGGCCGCCAGCGCCCACGCCGCCACGACGCTGGAAAACATTACGAAAAACAGCAGCATCCGCATCGGCTACGCCAACGAAACCCCGTTCGCCTTTACCGAGACCGATGGCCGGGTCACCGGTGAGTCGCCAGAGATTGCCAAAGTCATCTTCGCGAAAATGGGCATCAAGCAAGTCGATGGCGTGTTGACCGAGTGGGGCTCGCTGATTCCGGGCCTGCGCGCGGGGCGCTTCGACGTGATTGCCGCCGGCATGTACATCACGCCGGAACGCTGCAAACAGGTCATCTTCACCGATCCGCAATACCAGTTGCCCGACGCTCTCCTGACCGCCAAAGGCAACCCGAAAAATTTGCACAGCTATGAAGACATCGCCAAAAACCCGGATGTGAAACTGGCGATCATGGCCGGCACGGTCAACCTGAAATACGCACGGGATTCCGGCGTGAAGGATGCGCAAATCCTCCAGGTGCCGGACACCACCGCCCAGTTGCAAGCCGTGCGCGCCGGTCGCGCCGATGCCGCCGTGGGCACCCAACTGACCATGAAAGGCTTGGCCGCCAAGGGCGGTGAAAAGGTCGAAGCGGTCACCGAATTCAAGGATGACCCGTCGCATACCGGTTACGGCGCCCTCGCCTTCCGCCCGGAAGACAAGGACCTGCGTGACGCGGTCAACGCCGAACTGAAAAAGTGGTTGGGCTCTGAAGACCACCTCAAGACGGTCGCACCGTTCGGCTTCGATAAATCCAACGTGACCAGCAAAACGGCTGCCGAGCTCTGCGCTCAATAG
- the ehuC gene encoding ectoine/hydroxyectoine ABC transporter permease subunit EhuC, with product MGELLPLLIQGAWVTLQVTFFGSILAIVAAILAALGRMSPWRPLSWFSVAYIEVFRGTSLLVQLFWLFFVLPLPPFNLELSPYSVAIVGLGLHIGAYGAEVMRGAISSVAKGQYEAATALNFSNYKRFRRIILPQALLAAIPPGTNLLIELLKNTSLVSLITLSDLSFRARQLDQATFQTLEIFSLALVMYFILAQAINLGMRSIERRLARGRMRGGLS from the coding sequence ATGGGTGAATTACTTCCGCTATTGATACAAGGCGCCTGGGTCACGCTCCAGGTGACCTTCTTCGGCTCGATCCTGGCAATTGTCGCGGCCATTCTGGCGGCGCTGGGGCGCATGTCGCCGTGGCGTCCGCTGAGCTGGTTCTCGGTCGCCTACATTGAAGTGTTTCGCGGCACGTCGTTGCTGGTGCAGTTGTTCTGGCTGTTTTTCGTGTTGCCGCTGCCACCGTTCAATCTGGAACTGAGCCCCTACAGCGTGGCCATCGTCGGCCTCGGCTTGCACATCGGTGCTTACGGCGCCGAGGTGATGCGCGGTGCGATCAGCTCCGTGGCCAAGGGTCAGTACGAAGCAGCGACCGCGCTGAACTTCAGCAACTACAAACGTTTTCGCCGAATCATTCTGCCTCAGGCCTTGCTCGCGGCAATCCCGCCGGGCACCAACCTTCTGATCGAATTGCTGAAAAACACTTCGCTGGTGTCGCTGATCACCTTGTCCGACCTGAGCTTCCGCGCTCGGCAACTGGATCAGGCCACGTTCCAGACGTTGGAAATCTTCAGCCTGGCGCTGGTGATGTATTTCATCCTGGCGCAAGCGATCAACCTCGGCATGCGCAGCATTGAGCGTCGGCTGGCGCGCGGCCGGATGCGTGGAGGTCTGTCATGA
- the ehuD gene encoding ectoine/hydroxyectoine ABC transporter permease subunit EhuD encodes MTLFDWTYAWQILPDLLRASLNTVGITLIGFLIAIVLGLFLAIGRRSRLYWLSWPIAGMIEFIRSTPLLIQVYFLYYVLPNYGVSMTAMQVGIIGIGVHYACYIAEVYRGGLDAVPRAQWEAVTALNIAPYSAYRNIILPQALRPILPPLGNYLVAMLKDTPVLSAITVVEIMQQAKNIGSENFRYLEPITMVGLFFLALSIALAYLVRRLELRLELR; translated from the coding sequence ATGACCCTGTTCGACTGGACGTATGCCTGGCAGATCCTCCCCGATTTGCTGCGCGCTTCGCTCAACACCGTGGGCATTACCCTGATCGGCTTCCTGATCGCCATCGTGCTGGGGCTGTTCCTCGCCATCGGCCGACGCAGCCGCCTGTACTGGTTGTCGTGGCCGATCGCCGGGATGATCGAATTTATCCGCAGCACACCGCTGCTGATCCAGGTGTATTTCCTCTACTACGTGCTGCCCAACTACGGAGTCAGCATGACGGCCATGCAAGTGGGGATCATCGGCATCGGCGTGCACTACGCCTGCTACATCGCCGAGGTCTATCGCGGCGGGCTCGATGCCGTGCCTCGTGCGCAGTGGGAAGCGGTGACCGCGCTGAACATCGCGCCGTACAGCGCCTACCGCAACATCATTCTGCCCCAAGCTTTGCGGCCGATCCTGCCGCCGCTGGGCAACTACCTGGTGGCGATGCTCAAGGACACGCCGGTGCTGTCGGCCATTACCGTGGTTGAAATCATGCAGCAGGCCAAGAACATCGGTTCCGAAAACTTCCGTTATCTGGAGCCGATCACCATGGTCGGTCTGTTCTTCCTCGCCCTGAGCATCGCCCTGGCTTATCTGGTACGGCGCCTCGAATTGCGCCTGGAGCTACGCTAA
- the ehuA gene encoding ectoine/hydroxyectoine ABC transporter ATP-binding protein EhuA, which yields MHQPKAVKPIVSFQDVTKSYGNFTVLDHLNLDVTPGEKVAIIGPSGSGKSTLLRVLMTLEGIDDGLIRIEDDLLTHMPNRNGVLVPANDRHIRRVRGKIGMVFQSFNLFPHMTALQNVIEAPVQVLGMKPAEARERAADLLELVGLGSKLGHYPSQLSGGQQQRVAIARALAMRPKVMLFDEVTSALDPELCGEVLNVIRKLGAEHNLTMLMVTHQMGFAREFADRVCFFYKGQIHEQGTPAQIFEHPQQERTCAFLSAVKEAN from the coding sequence ATGCATCAACCGAAAGCGGTCAAGCCGATTGTCAGCTTCCAGGACGTCACCAAAAGCTATGGCAATTTCACGGTGCTCGATCACTTGAACCTGGACGTTACGCCGGGCGAGAAAGTCGCGATCATCGGCCCCAGCGGCTCTGGGAAATCCACGCTGTTGCGGGTATTGATGACCCTCGAAGGCATCGATGACGGACTGATCCGCATCGAAGACGATTTGCTGACGCACATGCCCAATCGCAACGGCGTGCTGGTGCCGGCTAATGACCGGCATATCCGCCGTGTTCGCGGCAAGATCGGCATGGTGTTCCAGAGCTTCAACCTGTTCCCGCACATGACCGCGTTGCAGAACGTCATCGAGGCGCCGGTGCAGGTGTTGGGGATGAAACCCGCCGAAGCACGGGAGCGTGCGGCAGATCTGCTGGAGCTGGTAGGACTGGGCAGCAAGCTGGGGCATTACCCTTCGCAGCTGTCCGGTGGGCAGCAGCAACGGGTGGCGATTGCCCGGGCGTTGGCCATGCGGCCGAAAGTCATGCTGTTTGACGAAGTGACCTCGGCGCTGGACCCGGAACTGTGCGGCGAGGTGCTCAACGTGATCCGCAAGCTCGGCGCCGAACATAACCTGACCATGCTGATGGTCACCCACCAGATGGGTTTTGCCCGGGAGTTCGCTGATCGCGTGTGCTTCTTCTATAAGGGCCAGATCCACGAACAAGGTACGCCTGCGCAGATCTTCGAACATCCGCAGCAGGAACGGACGTGTGCGTTTCTCAGTGCGGTGAAGGAAGCCAACTAA
- a CDS encoding OmpA family protein, which yields MFTTRRLMIVATAVAVLSGCASPNPYDNQGQADSGSQGMSKTAKYGGLGALAGALAGAAIDHNNRGKGALIGAAVVGASAAGYGYYADQQEKKLRASMANTGVEVQRQGDQIKLIMPGNITFATDSANIASSFYQPLSNLAGSLKEFNQNQIEIVGYTDSTGSRQHNMDLSQRRAQSVATYLTSQGVSGTNLSARGAGPDNPVASNGDVNGRAQNRRVEVNLKAIPGQQYGGQQQGNVQQYP from the coding sequence ATGTTCACCACGCGTCGTTTGATGATTGTCGCTACCGCAGTGGCCGTATTGTCCGGCTGTGCCTCGCCAAACCCTTATGACAATCAGGGTCAGGCTGACAGCGGTTCCCAAGGCATGAGCAAGACTGCGAAGTACGGTGGCCTCGGGGCACTGGCCGGTGCGTTGGCCGGCGCCGCCATCGACCACAACAACCGTGGCAAGGGCGCACTGATCGGTGCCGCCGTAGTAGGCGCTTCCGCTGCCGGTTACGGCTACTACGCCGACCAGCAAGAGAAAAAACTGCGGGCCAGCATGGCTAACACCGGTGTCGAAGTGCAGCGTCAGGGCGATCAGATCAAGCTGATCATGCCGGGCAACATCACGTTCGCCACCGATTCGGCGAACATCGCTTCGAGCTTCTACCAGCCGCTGAGCAACCTAGCCGGTTCGCTGAAAGAGTTCAACCAGAACCAGATCGAGATCGTCGGCTACACCGACAGCACCGGCAGCCGTCAGCACAACATGGACCTGTCCCAGCGTCGTGCGCAGAGCGTGGCGACTTACCTGACCTCGCAAGGCGTCAGCGGCACCAACCTCAGCGCCCGTGGCGCCGGCCCGGATAATCCGGTTGCCAGCAACGGCGACGTCAATGGCCGTGCGCAGAACCGCCGTGTAGAAGTTAACCTCAAGGCGATTCCTGGCCAGCAGTACGGTGGCCAGCAGCAAGGTAACGTTCAGCAATATCCATAA
- a CDS encoding MBL fold metallo-hydrolase, with the protein MSQQPTLIRETFPVGPLQCNCTIIGDPVTKKAIVVDPGGNHELILARLDALGLKVVSIIHTHAHLDHFLASGQLKEKTGATLHLHKEDQFLWDNLEMQCQMFGVPYTPVPSPDRWLADDEELACGCGVALHTPGHTPGSMSFWFADAKLLIAGDTLFKRGVGRTDLWGGDQATIVRSIKQRLYTLDEEAIVVAGHGPDTRLGDEMRENPFVRA; encoded by the coding sequence ATGTCCCAGCAACCCACCCTCATCCGCGAAACCTTCCCCGTCGGCCCGTTGCAGTGCAACTGCACGATCATTGGCGATCCGGTCACGAAAAAGGCCATCGTCGTCGATCCGGGTGGCAATCATGAACTGATCCTCGCTCGCCTCGATGCCCTCGGTTTGAAAGTGGTTAGCATCATCCACACCCACGCGCACCTCGATCACTTCCTGGCCTCCGGTCAGTTGAAGGAGAAAACCGGTGCCACGCTCCACTTGCACAAGGAGGATCAATTCCTCTGGGACAATCTGGAGATGCAGTGCCAGATGTTCGGGGTTCCCTACACGCCGGTGCCATCGCCGGATCGGTGGTTGGCCGATGATGAAGAACTGGCTTGCGGCTGCGGTGTGGCGCTGCACACGCCGGGTCATACGCCGGGGTCGATGAGCTTCTGGTTTGCCGACGCCAAGCTGCTGATCGCCGGAGATACGCTGTTCAAGCGCGGCGTAGGGCGCACGGATTTGTGGGGTGGTGATCAGGCGACGATCGTGCGTTCGATCAAGCAACGCCTGTATACCCTCGATGAAGAGGCGATCGTCGTGGCCGGGCATGGTCCCGATACCCGTTTGGGCGATGAAATGCGCGAAAACCCGTTTGTTCGGGCCTGA
- a CDS encoding LuxR C-terminal-related transcriptional regulator — protein MTDLSPPPGPASVAVAALDGRFFRPPLPDGHVLRPRLCERLSAGLGGRLLLVSAPAGFGKSSLAVEFCQALPAHWQSLWLGLSPRDSDPGRFLERLLEGLQDFYPQLGRQSLGLLKMRQRHQPFAFEEWLDGLLDELAVHLSTATPLLLVLDDYHLAQGPVLDRCLQFFLNHLPDGLLVMVTSRQRPDWHLARLRLSRQLLELHEQDLRLTHDEALSLLDRHSSSLRGEALENLIQRSEGWVAGLRFWLLAASEAGAQGALPQALHGGEGLIRDYLLEEVIDCLPAEVQAFLYDTAPQERFCSELCDAVRDAHDSAEILRFLASHQVFLVPLDEHGHWYRYHHLFSDLLRTRPGAQSMVPAASLHLRACRWFNAQGLLDEAVEQALRAGHLDVAANLVQNLSEEQLLAEQNVGMLLRWKMDLPDSLLISTPRLIVLYSWALGLASQLDAAEELASHLSRFLPAPSATAQKSMLAQWLALSGIIARGRGNRELTLRYCTEALESLPGKRYGQRLMCLSTLSNLAIADGDLWRARGLNRDSLELAQRVGNPLFEALAHYDRARVLQARGEILRSLDEVRQGLQRLQGLSPQRLYAVRARLTLYEGFLLALRLQPQAARLRLQAGLSEARACRDISVLIGHCVIARLEGSSGEFAKAFAELAEAERLMHIWDVPPIYYLAMITLVKCELWLAQGRIDLAEAWLARLGQTYNGEHPAAPPEFHPQLPLHIELQQALLEVIQGQPMLAEGRLNALLEHGQQSGRQMLSAMALTQKVSLLLGTGREPEARKALSQAMDAAGGGVLQPFDSLLTEHPDWLRGQLQLNAPTPVSQDLAARLPTVPARAALDCAPAEQLSTRELAVLRLIAQGCSNQEISDQLFISLHTVKTHASHINSKLGVERRTQAVARAKALGVLG, from the coding sequence ATGACTGATCTGTCCCCACCCCCAGGTCCTGCAAGCGTCGCTGTCGCCGCGCTGGACGGGCGTTTTTTTCGACCGCCATTGCCCGACGGCCATGTGCTGCGGCCGCGTCTCTGCGAGCGTCTAAGTGCGGGGCTCGGTGGTCGGTTGCTGTTGGTCAGCGCACCGGCGGGGTTTGGCAAAAGCTCATTGGCGGTGGAGTTCTGTCAGGCGCTACCGGCGCATTGGCAAAGTCTCTGGCTGGGGTTGAGTCCACGGGACAGCGACCCGGGTCGATTCCTCGAGCGGTTGCTCGAAGGCCTTCAAGATTTTTATCCGCAACTGGGGAGGCAGTCCCTCGGCTTGCTGAAAATGCGTCAGCGGCATCAGCCGTTCGCCTTCGAAGAGTGGCTGGATGGCTTGCTCGACGAACTGGCCGTACACCTCTCGACAGCGACGCCGCTGTTGCTCGTGCTCGATGACTATCATCTGGCCCAGGGACCGGTTCTCGATCGCTGTCTGCAATTTTTCCTCAACCACCTTCCCGATGGTTTGCTGGTGATGGTCACCAGTCGCCAGCGTCCTGACTGGCATCTGGCGCGGCTGCGCCTGTCACGGCAACTGCTTGAGTTGCATGAACAGGATTTGCGCCTGACCCACGATGAAGCCTTGAGCCTGCTCGATCGGCACAGCAGTTCCTTGCGCGGTGAAGCGCTGGAGAACCTGATCCAGCGCAGTGAAGGCTGGGTAGCCGGTTTGCGTTTCTGGTTGCTGGCGGCGTCCGAAGCCGGAGCGCAAGGTGCATTGCCCCAGGCGCTTCACGGCGGGGAAGGGCTGATCCGCGATTATTTGCTGGAAGAGGTGATCGATTGCCTGCCCGCCGAAGTGCAGGCCTTCCTCTACGACACCGCGCCGCAGGAACGTTTTTGCAGCGAGTTGTGCGACGCTGTTCGTGATGCCCATGACAGTGCCGAGATCCTGCGCTTTCTGGCTTCCCACCAGGTGTTCCTGGTGCCGTTGGACGAACATGGCCACTGGTATCGCTACCATCATCTTTTTTCCGATTTGCTGCGCACGCGACCTGGCGCGCAGTCGATGGTCCCGGCCGCCAGTCTGCACCTGCGTGCCTGCCGTTGGTTCAATGCTCAGGGGCTGCTCGACGAAGCAGTGGAGCAGGCGTTGCGTGCCGGGCATCTGGACGTCGCGGCGAACCTGGTGCAGAACCTTTCCGAAGAACAACTGCTGGCCGAACAGAATGTCGGCATGTTGCTGCGCTGGAAAATGGACTTGCCCGACAGCCTGCTGATCAGTACGCCACGGCTGATCGTGCTCTACAGCTGGGCGCTGGGGCTGGCCAGTCAACTGGACGCCGCTGAGGAACTGGCCAGTCATTTGAGCCGCTTCCTGCCGGCCCCTTCAGCCACTGCGCAAAAATCGATGCTGGCGCAATGGCTGGCCTTGAGCGGGATCATCGCTCGCGGTCGCGGCAATCGTGAACTCACACTGCGCTATTGCACCGAAGCGCTGGAGAGCCTTCCAGGCAAACGTTACGGCCAGCGATTGATGTGCCTCTCGACCCTTTCCAACCTGGCCATTGCCGATGGCGATTTATGGCGTGCGCGCGGGTTGAATCGTGACTCCCTGGAGCTGGCGCAACGGGTCGGCAATCCGCTGTTCGAAGCACTGGCGCATTACGACCGTGCCCGAGTGTTGCAAGCCCGGGGCGAAATCCTGCGTTCGCTGGATGAGGTCCGCCAGGGCCTGCAACGCCTGCAAGGTCTGTCACCGCAGCGACTCTATGCCGTACGCGCGCGGCTGACGTTGTACGAAGGTTTCTTGCTGGCGCTGCGTTTGCAGCCGCAAGCGGCTCGGCTGCGATTGCAGGCCGGCTTGAGTGAAGCGCGCGCCTGTCGTGACATCAGCGTGTTGATCGGGCACTGCGTGATTGCCCGGCTTGAAGGCAGCAGCGGTGAGTTCGCCAAGGCTTTCGCCGAACTTGCCGAAGCCGAGCGGCTGATGCATATCTGGGACGTACCGCCGATCTACTACCTGGCGATGATCACCCTGGTCAAATGTGAACTCTGGCTGGCCCAGGGACGCATCGATCTGGCCGAAGCCTGGCTCGCGCGACTCGGGCAGACCTATAACGGCGAACACCCGGCAGCACCGCCGGAATTCCATCCGCAACTGCCGCTGCACATCGAACTGCAACAAGCCTTGCTGGAAGTCATCCAGGGGCAACCCATGCTGGCCGAAGGACGTTTGAATGCGCTGCTCGAACACGGTCAGCAAAGCGGTCGACAAATGCTCAGCGCAATGGCACTGACGCAAAAAGTCTCGCTATTGCTCGGCACAGGGCGCGAGCCTGAGGCGCGCAAGGCGCTGAGTCAGGCAATGGATGCCGCTGGCGGCGGTGTGCTGCAGCCGTTTGATAGCTTGCTGACAGAGCATCCGGACTGGTTGCGCGGACAACTGCAACTTAACGCGCCGACACCTGTTTCCCAGGACCTTGCAGCAAGACTGCCGACAGTGCCTGCTCGTGCGGCACTGGATTGCGCTCCTGCGGAGCAGCTCAGCACCCGGGAACTGGCGGTTCTGCGACTGATCGCCCAGGGTTGCTCGAATCAGGAAATCAGCGATCAGCTGTTCATTTCCCTGCACACGGTCAAGACCCACGCCAGCCACATCAACAGCAAACTTGGGGTTGAACGGCGTACGCAGGCGGTGGCGCGGGCGAAGGCGTTGGGAGTGTTGGGTTAA
- a CDS encoding DUF1329 domain-containing protein: MKITKSLFHAGVLGFSLLATSVMAAVPAAEADKLGKSLTPMGAEMAGNADGSIPAWKPLPKNAGSVDSRGFLSDPYPGEKPLFTITAQNVDQYKEKLAPGQYAMFKRYPETFKMPVYPSHRGATVPDDVFAAIKKNATNTKLVSGGNGLENFETAIPFPIPKSGVEVIWNHITRYRGGSVTRLVTQATPQPNGSFSLVYFQDQFVFRDKMKDYDPANPGNILFYFKQKVTAPARLAGGVLLVHETLDQVKEPRSAWVYNAGQRRVRRAPQVSYDGPGTAADGLRTSDNLDMFNGAPDRYDWKLEGKKEMYIGSDAYKLDDPKLKYADIIKAGHINQDLARYELRRVWHVVATLKEGQRHIYAKRDFYIDEDTWQAAVIDHYDGRGQLWRVAEAHAENYYDKQVPWYALEALYDLQSGRYLALGMKNEEKSAYDFGFQATTSDFTPAALRQDGVR; encoded by the coding sequence ATGAAAATAACAAAGAGTCTGTTCCACGCCGGTGTTCTGGGGTTTTCGCTGCTGGCGACCAGTGTCATGGCGGCGGTCCCGGCAGCCGAAGCGGATAAGCTGGGCAAGAGCCTGACCCCGATGGGCGCTGAAATGGCGGGTAACGCCGATGGTTCGATCCCGGCTTGGAAACCACTGCCGAAGAACGCCGGCAGTGTCGACAGCAGAGGTTTCCTGTCGGATCCGTACCCGGGTGAAAAACCACTGTTCACCATCACCGCGCAGAACGTCGACCAGTACAAGGAAAAACTCGCGCCGGGTCAGTACGCGATGTTCAAGCGCTACCCGGAAACCTTCAAGATGCCGGTCTATCCGTCCCATCGCGGTGCCACCGTGCCGGATGACGTGTTCGCCGCCATCAAGAAGAACGCCACCAACACCAAACTGGTGTCCGGCGGCAACGGCCTGGAAAACTTCGAAACCGCCATTCCGTTCCCGATTCCGAAAAGCGGCGTTGAAGTCATCTGGAACCACATCACCCGTTATCGCGGTGGCAGCGTGACCCGTCTGGTAACCCAGGCCACGCCGCAACCGAACGGCTCGTTCAGCCTGGTGTACTTCCAGGACCAGTTCGTGTTCCGCGACAAGATGAAGGACTACGATCCGGCGAACCCGGGCAACATCCTGTTCTACTTCAAGCAGAAAGTGACTGCCCCGGCGCGTCTGGCCGGTGGTGTGCTGCTGGTGCACGAAACCCTCGACCAGGTGAAGGAACCGCGTTCGGCGTGGGTCTACAACGCCGGTCAGCGTCGTGTGCGTCGTGCACCTCAAGTGTCCTATGACGGCCCGGGTACTGCAGCCGACGGCCTGCGTACTTCCGACAACCTGGACATGTTCAACGGTGCACCGGATCGTTACGACTGGAAGCTCGAAGGCAAGAAAGAGATGTACATCGGCTCCGACGCCTACAAGCTCGACGATCCGAAGCTCAAGTACGCCGACATCATCAAGGCCGGTCACATCAACCAGGACCTGGCTCGCTACGAGCTGCGTCGTGTGTGGCATGTGGTTGCAACCCTGAAGGAAGGTCAGCGTCACATCTACGCCAAGCGTGACTTCTACATTGACGAAGACACCTGGCAAGCAGCGGTCATCGACCACTACGACGGTCGCGGTCAACTGTGGCGCGTTGCCGAGGCGCATGCCGAGAACTACTACGACAAGCAAGTGCCGTGGTACGCCCTCGAAGCCCTGTATGACCTGCAATCGGGTCGTTACCTGGCGCTGGGCATGAAGAACGAAGAGAAGTCGGCGTATGACTTCGGCTTCCAGGCAACCACCAGCGACTTCACCCCGGCGGCGTTGCGTCAGGATGGTGTTCGCTAA